The DNA region CGTCCTGGGCCCGCTCGTAGTCCACCTTGTTGAGGAGGCCTTCCTCGTAGGTCTGGCGCGCCCGCTCGAGGTTCCGGCGCGCCGACTGCAGCCGCACCTGCGCCAGCTCGATGCTGCTCGCGTTGCGGGTGTCGCTCTGGCGAGCGGCGATGCGGGCGCGTCCGAGCGCGACGTCGAGCGACTGCAACTGTGCCTGCTCCTGGGTGAAGCGGCTCCGGAGCTCTGGGCTGTCGATGGTGGCCAGCACCTGCCCGCGCGTCACGGGATCACCGGCCTTGACGTGCAGCGTGACGATGCCGGCGCTGGCGGCAAAGAGGGTGGGCGCGTTGGCCGACACGATGCGGCCGTCGGCCGCGGCATCACGCACCAGGGTCCCGACGGTCACCGCCGCGATCTGGAGGCGCGAGGCGTCGATGGCCCGGTCCACTGACGAGAGACGCCGGAACGCCGGCCAGGCGATGGCGAGGCCTCCGACCAGCAGCACCAGACACACGGCTGCGATCGACCGCCGTCGGCCGAGGCCGCCGCGGACCACGGTGCGGTCCATCGATGAGGTTCCCGATATCACGCTGCCTCACGAGGGCAAGCGCGGTGCCATCGGCGGGAGGCGCGAACAGGCGCGAAATCACGCGGTCACTGGTCGTCGGGGCCCCGTGTCCGGGTGACAGACGTCCGGTGGACCCGGACAGGTGTCCGGCTCAGGGCTCAGGGCTCAAGGCTCAGGGCGCAAGGCCCAAGGCCCAAGGCCCAGCATGCCGACGGCGACGCCTACACCAACTGCCGCCTGCCTGACATATGACACAAGCGGGCGGGAGGCCCGGAAAGCGTTCGCTATCATCGATCCGATCGGTTCCAGCCGGAAAGGCAGGCCACTGCGGCCCGCCGATTGAGGAGTTCACGTGTCCCAGACCGTCCACATCCCGACGCCCCTTCGCCAATACACCGACAAGCTCGATGCGGTGCAGGTGAGCGGCGCGACCGTCGCCGAGGCGCTCGCGCAGTTGACGACGACGTACCCGGAGTTGAAGAAGCACCTGTACAACGAGCAGGGCAAGCTCCGGCACTTCGTGAACATCTACGTCAACGACGAGGACATCCGGTACCTGCAGAAGGAGCAGACGCCGCTCGGGGCGGCCGACACGATCAGCATCATCCCGTCGGTGGCTGGCGGGAGCCCGGCGGTGGACGAGTTGCCGGCGCTGGAGCAGGAGGAAGTGGCGCGCTACTCGCGGCACCTGATCCTGCCCGAGGTCGGCATGGAGGGGCAGCGCAAGCTGAAGGCGGCCAGTGTGCTGTGCGTCGGCGCGGGCGGCCTGGGATCACCCGTCCTGCTGTACCTGGCCGCGGCCGGCATCGGCCGCATCGGCATCGTCGACTTCGACGTGGTGGACCTGAGCAACCTGCAGCGGCAGGTGCTGCACGGCACGGCCGACATCGGCCGCAAGAAGCTGGACTCGGCCCGCGACGCGGTGAAGGCCATCAACCCGCACGTGCAGGTGGACCTCCACGAGGTGGCGCTGTCGTCGCAGAACGCGCTGGAGCTGTTCAAGCCGTACGACATCATCATCGACGGCACCGACAACTTCCCGACGCGCTACCTGGTCAACGATGCGTGCGTGCTGCTGGGCAAGCCGAACGCCTACGGGAGCATCTTCCGCTTCGAGGGGCAGGCGTCGGTGTTCGCCACCAAGGGCGGGCCGTGCTATCGCTGCCTGTACCCGGAACCGCCGCCCCCGGGGCTCGTCCCCAGCTGCGCGGAAGGTGGCGTGCTCGGCGTGCTGCCCGGCATCATCGGCGTCATCCAGGCCACCGAGGCCATCAAGGTGATCCTCGGCGCGGGCGAGCCGCTGATCGGCCGGTTCCTCATCTACGACGCGCTCAAGATGAAGTTCCGTGAGCTGAAGCTGCGGCGCGACCCGGAGTGCCCGGTGTGCGGCGACAACCCCACCGTGAAGGCGCTGATCGACTACGAGCAGTTCTGCGGGCTGAAGCCGGCGGCGGGCGCCCCCGCGTCGGCGGCACCGGCGGCCGTGCCGGCCATCGAGGTCGAGGAACTCAAGCGCCGCATCGACGCTGGTGACGACATCCTCGTGCTCGACGTGCGCGAGCCGCACGAAGTGGACATCGTGCGAATCGAAGGCACGACGGTGATCCCGCTCGGTGAACTGCCGCGTCGGCTCGATGAACTCGACCGTACGAAGGATCTGCTGGTGCACTGCAAGGTCGGCGGCCGCAGCGCGAAGGCGGTGGCGCTGCTGCGCGAGCAGGGCTTCGATCGTGCCGTGAACGTTGCGGGCGGCATCCTGGCCTGGGTCGAGCGCATCGAGCCGCACAAGCCGAAGTACTGAGACTGACGCCGGGCTCAGGGGCAGGATCTCAGGGCTTGCGGCTTACGCGGGCACCCATATACGCGTCGCATCGGGAGCATGTTCCCGGGCGACGCGTTTTTCGTGTGGCCCCGTGATTCCTTTCGCGCGTTCGTTCGTCGCGGTGCAGTCCTGACGTTTGAGAGGACGTGCCACGCGTCCCGCTCGCCTGCCTCGCCCTGCTGACCGCCGTCTTCGCGGTCGCCCCGCGTGCAGGCGTGCAGCCGCCGGCGTCGGCGGCGCTGCCGGAGACGCTGCGCGAGACCGGCCTGTATGCCGATTGGGACGCACGACGCGTCGACGGGCGTCATCTCGCGTTCTCGCCGCAGTACCCACTGTGGACCGACGGCGCGGAGAAGTCGCGGTGGCTGTCGCTGCCGCCGGGCACGTGGATCGACGCCTCCGATCCCGACGCGTGGGAGTTCCCGGTCGGCACGCGCGTGTGGAAGGAATTCCGCTTCCACGGCCAGCCGGCGGAAACCCGCATGATCGAGCGCACCGCCGAGGGCTGGCGCTACGCCAGCTACGCGTGGCGCCCCGACGGCACCGCCACGCTCGTGCCGGCGCGCGGCATCCTCAACAGCGTCGAGATCCGCGACGGCGTGCGGCACGCCATTCCTTCGCGCACCGACTGCGCCGCCTGCCACGAGGCCGGGCCGTCACGGCTGCTCGGCGTGTCGGCGCTGCAGCTCTCGAGCGATCGCGATCCGCTCGCGCCCCACGCCGAGCGCGTGCCCGACGGCGGCGTGACGCTCGACGACCTGCTGGCGCGCGGGCTGGTGCGCAACCTGCCGGCGTCGCTGCGGCAGCGCGCGCCGCGCATCGACGCGCCGTCGCCGCTCGCGCGTGCCGCGCTCGGCTACCTCCATGGCAACTGCGGCATGTGCCACACCGGCGCCGGCGAGATGGCGTCGCTGGGCTTCGTGCTGCATCACGCCTTGGCCGGCCAGGCAGGCGTCCTGCCGCCGGCGATGGCGACGACGCTGGACCAGCCGAGCCACTTCCGCTCCGCCGCCCACCCCGACGTCGACGTGCGCATCGCACCCGGCCAG from Luteitalea sp. TBR-22 includes:
- the moeB gene encoding molybdopterin-synthase adenylyltransferase MoeB, which produces MSQTVHIPTPLRQYTDKLDAVQVSGATVAEALAQLTTTYPELKKHLYNEQGKLRHFVNIYVNDEDIRYLQKEQTPLGAADTISIIPSVAGGSPAVDELPALEQEEVARYSRHLILPEVGMEGQRKLKAASVLCVGAGGLGSPVLLYLAAAGIGRIGIVDFDVVDLSNLQRQVLHGTADIGRKKLDSARDAVKAINPHVQVDLHEVALSSQNALELFKPYDIIIDGTDNFPTRYLVNDACVLLGKPNAYGSIFRFEGQASVFATKGGPCYRCLYPEPPPPGLVPSCAEGGVLGVLPGIIGVIQATEAIKVILGAGEPLIGRFLIYDALKMKFRELKLRRDPECPVCGDNPTVKALIDYEQFCGLKPAAGAPASAAPAAVPAIEVEELKRRIDAGDDILVLDVREPHEVDIVRIEGTTVIPLGELPRRLDELDRTKDLLVHCKVGGRSAKAVALLREQGFDRAVNVAGGILAWVERIEPHKPKY